In one Parageobacillus genomosp. 1 genomic region, the following are encoded:
- a CDS encoding TetR/AcrR family transcriptional regulator, whose translation MSKVDRRILKSQEAIKKAFIELMSEKNFDDITVQDIADRANVSRGTIYLHYLDKFDLLDKLIEEHINNMREICESTAEAEYKEANLPWFEYLEHHYLFFSTMLTSKGAPQFRSKFIEFLIEEFKDEVDITKEKNQGLNEDVILQFIVNSYVGIVEWWITNGMPYPPHVMAEQVGILLERNL comes from the coding sequence ATGTCTAAAGTGGATAGAAGAATACTCAAATCTCAAGAAGCGATAAAAAAAGCTTTTATTGAATTGATGTCTGAAAAAAATTTTGATGACATTACGGTACAGGATATTGCCGACAGGGCAAATGTTAGCCGAGGAACCATCTATCTTCATTACTTGGACAAATTTGATCTACTGGATAAGCTCATTGAAGAACATATTAACAATATGAGAGAAATTTGTGAATCGACGGCTGAAGCGGAATATAAAGAGGCGAATCTTCCTTGGTTCGAATATCTTGAGCATCATTATTTGTTTTTTTCAACGATGTTAACGAGCAAAGGCGCCCCTCAATTTCGTAGTAAGTTCATTGAGTTTCTCATCGAAGAGTTCAAGGATGAAGTGGATATAACAAAAGAAAAAAATCAAGGATTAAATGAAGACGTTATTCTTCAATTTATTGTGAATTCTTATGTAGGAATCGTGGAATGGTGGATCACGAATGGAATGCCTTATCCTCCTCATGTCATGGCAGAACAAGTAGGGATTTTGTTAGAGAGGAATCTATAG
- a CDS encoding ATP-binding protein — protein MYSLSPTEVHLDELTVNVFFQVVSKRYEQGSMILTSNKFYIARIGESIR, from the coding sequence ATATATTCGCTATCACCAACCGAAGTTCATCTTGATGAGCTAACAGTAAATGTCTTTTTTCAAGTCGTATCAAAACGATATGAACAGGGCTCAATGATTCTCACATCGAATAAATTCTATATCGCTCGAATAGGGGAAAGTATTCGGTAA
- a CDS encoding GNAT family N-acetyltransferase — MSIRYETISEDEITCIKDLCNELMAYQKSKASIHPEWFDGMCFETRMIPSIEKAKANYIIVAKDGNEIIGYAYSNISPKTIYSNNFATLPCEAFFDFDSVPTDNVGCLSQFYIKEGYRNQGIGSVLFEKSMEWLSSFESIKDIFIFVSNGNDDALKFYLRKGFNISHQILDGFITVLRNTH, encoded by the coding sequence ATGAGTATTCGTTATGAAACGATTTCCGAAGACGAGATTACTTGTATTAAAGATTTATGCAATGAATTAATGGCCTATCAAAAATCTAAAGCATCGATCCATCCAGAGTGGTTTGACGGTATGTGTTTTGAAACGAGAATGATTCCATCGATCGAAAAAGCTAAAGCGAACTACATCATTGTAGCGAAAGATGGCAATGAAATTATTGGATATGCATATAGCAATATTTCTCCAAAAACAATCTATTCCAATAATTTTGCAACTTTGCCGTGTGAAGCATTTTTTGATTTTGATTCTGTCCCAACCGATAATGTTGGCTGTCTTTCGCAGTTTTATATAAAAGAAGGATATCGCAATCAAGGAATTGGCAGCGTTTTATTCGAAAAATCGATGGAGTGGCTAAGTTCATTTGAATCCATCAAGGACATATTTATTTTTGTATCAAACGGAAATGACGATGCGCTAAAATTTTATCTCCGAAAAGGGTTTAACATCAGTCATCAAATACTGGATGGGTTTATTACAGTATTAAGGAATACGCACTAA
- the chrA gene encoding chromate efflux transporter has translation MDQENEMQREQRGSVWEVLKTATRLGLTSFGGPIAHLGYFREEYVNRRKWLDEKTYADLVALCQFLPGPASSQVGMGIGFIRAGFWGAIAAWIGFTLPSAIALILFAYFLKGTSFRETGWLHGLLVVAVAVVAQAVWGMAKNFAADRTRATIAIAAAMLTLMIPSVFSQVGIIVSAGIVGWFLFRNTPDSKPVPISISSNKKVASTLLILFFALLGLLPVVRQFTGSNLVALFDSFYRSGALVFGGGHVVLPLLQAEVVPTGWLTANQFLAGYGAAQAVPGPLFTFASYLGMASFGWKGAVVATLAIFLPSFLLIIGALPFWNWLRHHPHFQAALYGINAAVVGILLAALYHPVWTKAIKSPLDFCLALAAFGLLTVWKCPPWIVVVFSAATGALLSFVS, from the coding sequence ATGGACCAAGAAAATGAGATGCAGCGGGAACAAAGAGGTTCTGTTTGGGAAGTATTGAAAACAGCTACTCGACTAGGATTGACGTCTTTTGGTGGGCCTATTGCTCATTTAGGATATTTTCGAGAGGAATATGTGAACCGGCGAAAATGGTTAGATGAAAAAACATATGCTGATTTGGTAGCGCTGTGTCAATTTTTGCCAGGTCCAGCGAGTAGTCAGGTTGGAATGGGGATTGGGTTTATACGAGCCGGTTTTTGGGGCGCTATTGCCGCTTGGATTGGATTTACTCTCCCTTCTGCCATTGCGCTTATTTTGTTTGCCTACTTTTTAAAAGGAACTTCCTTCCGCGAGACAGGCTGGCTCCATGGATTACTGGTTGTGGCAGTTGCTGTAGTCGCTCAAGCGGTGTGGGGCATGGCCAAAAACTTTGCGGCCGATCGGACGCGTGCCACCATTGCAATCGCAGCGGCTATGTTGACTTTAATGATTCCAAGTGTTTTTAGTCAAGTGGGAATCATCGTAAGTGCTGGTATCGTAGGATGGTTTTTGTTCCGAAACACGCCAGATTCAAAACCAGTTCCGATTTCTATCTCGTCTAATAAAAAGGTAGCCAGTACCTTACTCATTTTATTTTTTGCTTTGTTAGGGTTGCTTCCTGTAGTCCGACAGTTCACTGGCTCTAATCTGGTTGCACTCTTTGATAGCTTCTATCGATCTGGCGCTTTGGTATTCGGCGGAGGACATGTTGTGCTTCCCTTGCTACAAGCAGAAGTGGTTCCTACAGGATGGTTAACAGCCAATCAATTTTTAGCTGGGTACGGAGCAGCACAAGCAGTACCCGGGCCATTGTTTACCTTCGCATCGTACTTAGGAATGGCTAGTTTTGGATGGAAAGGAGCTGTAGTGGCAACTCTTGCTATTTTTCTTCCTTCTTTTCTGTTAATCATCGGAGCCCTTCCTTTTTGGAATTGGCTTCGTCATCATCCCCATTTTCAAGCAGCACTGTACGGCATCAATGCAGCGGTTGTGGGCATCTTACTTGCAGCACTATACCATCCTGTATGGACGAAGGCGATTAAAAGCCCGTTAGATTTTTGCCTTGCTTTAGCTGCCTTTGGATTATTAACGGTCTGGAAGTGTCCGCCTTGGATTGTCGTTGTATTTTCCGCCGCCACAGGGGCTCTTCTTTCCTTTGTTTCGTAA
- a CDS encoding PadR family transcriptional regulator, producing the protein MENKVLRKLFLGFIQIHILHHAKKEPIFGSWMLEELKKHGYQMSAGTLYPLLHDMELNGLLEKEEKNVEGKIRKYYRATEKGNEVLMKAREKAYELFKEIKD; encoded by the coding sequence ATGGAAAATAAAGTGTTACGTAAATTGTTTCTTGGTTTTATTCAAATACACATTTTACATCATGCGAAAAAAGAGCCCATATTTGGTTCATGGATGTTAGAAGAACTAAAGAAACATGGTTATCAGATGAGTGCTGGAACATTGTATCCTTTACTGCACGATATGGAGTTAAACGGTCTATTAGAAAAAGAAGAAAAAAATGTTGAAGGAAAGATTAGAAAATACTACAGAGCAACTGAAAAAGGAAATGAGGTACTTATGAAAGCGAGAGAAAAAGCTTATGAACTATTTAAAGAAATAAAGGATTAA
- a CDS encoding DUF2278 family protein, translating to MSLKNYGVLKGKPVDSMMGRGQNPHYQVLVKDEEGIKYRIAINIKSQSYPSEVLYFVGEDFHSEDITKLPDLEFGFTPIKNNNPDIGLDYIRGSLFDPRKMIPLPADVEGPDNDLNEKIQHYIKQAIDKKAIIYAFGERWGPEQNKPDKYFGFSPGNGIHDIHMNQGNVGRWKKDNGIWQDGGILIHFEQEKRWVAIFLAFQSQSWCTDEKGNAIKPVEECNHKNVNNQ from the coding sequence TTGTCTTTAAAAAATTATGGAGTTCTAAAGGGGAAACCAGTCGACTCTATGATGGGAAGAGGACAAAATCCTCATTATCAAGTTCTTGTCAAGGATGAGGAAGGTATTAAGTATCGAATCGCTATTAATATTAAATCACAATCTTATCCTTCAGAAGTATTATATTTTGTTGGTGAGGATTTTCATTCGGAAGATATTACAAAGTTACCTGACTTAGAGTTTGGTTTTACTCCTATAAAAAATAATAATCCAGACATTGGGCTTGATTATATAAGAGGAAGTTTATTCGATCCTAGAAAAATGATTCCCCTCCCAGCTGATGTAGAGGGTCCAGATAACGATTTGAACGAAAAGATTCAACATTATATTAAGCAAGCTATTGATAAGAAGGCAATCATATACGCTTTTGGAGAGAGATGGGGCCCAGAGCAAAATAAGCCTGATAAGTATTTTGGTTTTTCACCTGGTAATGGTATACATGATATTCATATGAACCAAGGAAATGTGGGGAGATGGAAAAAAGATAACGGGATATGGCAAGATGGGGGGATTCTCATACATTTTGAACAAGAGAAAAGGTGGGTAGCAATTTTTCTAGCTTTCCAATCTCAATCCTGGTGTACAGATGAAAAGGGGAATGCAATCAAACCGGTAGAAGAATGCAACCATAAAAATGTTAATAATCAGTAA
- a CDS encoding DUF6803 family protein has product MNMTHYMELLAVNQPWNLILFMAIPV; this is encoded by the coding sequence ATGAACATGACGCATTACATGGAACTGTTAGCGGTGAATCAACCTTGGAATTTGATTTTATTTATGGCTATTCCTGTT
- a CDS encoding DUF3221 domain-containing protein — MKRYISASIILGIIVLLFFFNEYRTNQSLNQEATLEGFIIMKEGKVYLVEDPDFVEEDANKLTIQELRRKYNMSKLWIKGFGTLRGIENGQKVTVWYSEILESYPAKVKVLKIKPKP; from the coding sequence ATGAAAAGATATATTTCAGCGAGTATTATTTTAGGCATTATAGTATTATTATTTTTCTTTAACGAATATAGAACTAACCAATCCCTTAATCAAGAAGCTACTTTGGAAGGTTTTATAATTATGAAAGAAGGCAAAGTATATTTAGTTGAAGACCCAGATTTTGTTGAGGAAGACGCAAATAAATTAACAATACAGGAATTAAGAAGAAAATATAATATGAGTAAGTTATGGATTAAGGGGTTTGGTACTTTAAGGGGAATAGAAAATGGACAAAAGGTAACAGTGTGGTATTCAGAAATTTTAGAATCGTATCCGGCCAAAGTCAAAGTTTTAAAGATTAAACCGAAACCGTAA
- a CDS encoding PQQ-dependent sugar dehydrogenase: protein MKKYPLIMISIIFLLIGCSNEKQGENRPQKEQQTNSNGNMEIIAQDLSVPWAIDWDGTSFYISERTGSIVKITGDRKIRQNLHLEKRLSTASEAGVLGFVLHPEKKNYAFLYYTYKDENGQFNRVVEIREENNEWFEQKVLLDRIPSGNFHHGGRIKIGPDKKLYITTGDATNSMIAQDKTSLGGKILRMNLDGTIPDDNPYSNSLVYSYGHRNPQGLAWDETGQLYSSEHGSSAHDEINLIKPKGNYGWPLIQGDETKDGMIAPLFHSGDHTWAPSGIAYHNGILYVAQLRGEGVLAFDLKNKTYKQIVSNVGRVRDVFILGDHLFFVTNNTDGRGVPANHDDKLIKIPIPKAF, encoded by the coding sequence ATGAAAAAATATCCTCTTATCATGATCAGCATCATTTTTCTTTTAATAGGCTGTTCGAATGAAAAACAGGGAGAAAACAGACCTCAAAAGGAACAACAAACAAATAGCAACGGCAATATGGAAATCATTGCCCAAGATTTAAGTGTGCCATGGGCGATCGACTGGGACGGGACATCTTTTTATATTTCGGAGCGGACTGGCTCCATTGTGAAAATTACAGGTGACAGAAAGATTAGGCAGAATCTACATTTAGAAAAGCGACTTTCAACGGCATCTGAAGCTGGTGTATTAGGTTTTGTGCTTCATCCCGAGAAAAAGAATTACGCCTTTCTTTACTATACATATAAGGATGAAAACGGGCAATTCAATCGTGTTGTAGAAATACGGGAAGAAAATAATGAATGGTTTGAGCAAAAAGTTTTGCTTGATCGAATTCCAAGCGGAAACTTTCATCATGGCGGAAGAATCAAAATTGGACCGGATAAAAAACTGTACATCACAACTGGGGATGCTACAAATTCGATGATTGCCCAAGACAAGACATCTCTTGGAGGGAAAATTTTACGAATGAATCTTGACGGCACCATACCGGACGATAATCCTTATTCCAACTCCCTTGTCTATAGCTATGGACACCGCAACCCACAAGGCTTGGCATGGGATGAAACGGGTCAGCTTTATAGCTCTGAGCATGGCTCCAGTGCACATGATGAAATTAATCTGATTAAACCGAAAGGAAACTATGGATGGCCGCTTATTCAAGGAGATGAAACGAAAGACGGGATGATCGCACCATTGTTCCATTCGGGTGATCATACTTGGGCGCCATCTGGAATTGCCTATCATAATGGGATTTTGTATGTTGCACAGCTGCGGGGGGAAGGTGTTTTAGCGTTCGATTTAAAAAATAAAACATATAAACAAATCGTTTCCAACGTAGGCCGCGTGCGGGATGTATTCATATTAGGAGATCATTTGTTTTTTGTCACAAACAACACGGATGGAAGAGGGGTTCCAGCCAATCATGATGACAAATTAATCAAAATTCCGATCCCAAAAGCTTTTTGA